One Labilithrix sp. genomic window, ACGAGGACATTCCCGACACGGGCACCGCGCGCGGTGATGTCCTCGCCCTCCTCGATCGCTCGGTCCGCCTCATGGGCACGAGCAGCGGGCGCGCGGTCGCACGCGTCATGACGACGGAGGGCGGCGATGAGGACTTTCAGCGCCTCGCGAAGCGGATTCGCGACGAGTCACGCGCCTACCGCGCACGTGTCATCGAGCGCGCGGTCGCGCGCGGTGAGCTGCCCGCGTCGACGGACGCCTACCTCGTCCTCGATTGCATCTTCGCCCCCGTGATGTCGCGCATCCTCAAGTTCGGCGAGTCCGTCGACAAGAAGACGCGCGAACGCCTCGTCGATCTCGTCCTCACCGGCGCCGAGCACGGCGGCGGCCGCATGAAGCGCTGACGCGCCCGGCCACCACCACCACCACTACGGCTCACGTCCGTGTTCCCGCTCGAGCTCGACGCGGGCGCGCCGCCCGGCCGCGCCGCCGTGAATTTGCGTTTGCCTACATGGGCGTACTCCAATTCGGTTCATGGTTTTTCGGTCGCGATCCGCCGCTGTCTTGGTGGCTGGGGCCCTTGGGTTGACCGTCGTTGCGCCGGTCGATGCGCGGCATCGGGGGCATGCGCGGCTGCGGCGCGTGTCGATGACCGAAGGGGCCTCGCTCGACCCGACGCCGACGCCCGTCCAGGCCAAGGCCTGGGTGCGCCGCCGGCTGCCCGCCGGTGGGGCGCTCCGTGACGGACAGGTCGTGCACACCGTGCGCCGCGGCGAGTCGTGGCAGTCGATCGCCGAGCAGTACCTCGATCTCACCAGCGTCTACGCGGCGGAGGACCTCGCGCGCGCGATCGTCAAAGAGAACCTCCCGCGCTCGAAGCGCGCCGCCGCCGGGCTCGAGGTCACGATCCCGAACGTCCTCGACGCCCCGCCGCGGCATGGGCCGATCGGCTTGCCCGCCGACGGCGTCATGAAGGGGCTCTACGTCCGCGGCGCCACCGCGGGAGGACGCGGCTACACCGGGTTCCTCGATCGCGTCGCCGCGCACGGCATGAACGCGATCGTGCTCGACGTGAAGGACTACGACGGGCTCCTCACCTTCCCCTCGAAGGTGGAGCTCGCGAACGAAGCCGGCGCGGTGAAGCGGCCGCCGATGAAGAGCTACGCGCGCGCGGTGCGGTTCGCGCACGAGCGCGGGATCCGCGTCGTCGCGCGCGTGTCGTGCTTCAACGATCAGCTCATGGCGAAGGCGCATCCCGGGATGGCGATCCGCGGCATCTCGGGGCACGTGTACCGGAACGGGTGGCTCGATCCGAAGAGCGAGCGCGCGCAGGAGTACGTGCTCGACCTCGTGAAAGAGGCGATCGACAACGGCGCCGACGAGGTGCAGCTCGACTACGTGCGCTTCCCCGTCACCGGAATGAAATACATCGACTACGGGCTCGACACGCGCGCGAACCCGAACGCGAAGGTCGACGTCATCAACGCGTTCGTCGAGCGCGTCCACCGCCTCACGCGCGCGC contains:
- a CDS encoding TetR/AcrR family transcriptional regulator; this encodes MRTGGRSERVVAAVLGAAVAELAEVGYGAFRLEDVAARAGVAKTTVYRRWPAKIDLVEAALRSVVRLRDEDIPDTGTARGDVLALLDRSVRLMGTSSGRAVARVMTTEGGDEDFQRLAKRIRDESRAYRARVIERAVARGELPASTDAYLVLDCIFAPVMSRILKFGESVDKKTRERLVDLVLTGAEHGGGRMKR